In Carya illinoinensis cultivar Pawnee chromosome 7, C.illinoinensisPawnee_v1, whole genome shotgun sequence, the following are encoded in one genomic region:
- the LOC122317128 gene encoding uncharacterized protein At4g37920 isoform X1: MELSTSTANPSFFFNHSSISSFPFSEFLSSTTPKIPPASSASLFLRSKHSPISGNKRRRIKSHTFISRTAHFNPVANVQLSDIAAAQVEEPVEVAVAEGYTTTQFCDKIIEVFLNEKPKAKEWRKYLVFREEWKKYRETFYNRCRSRADAETDPTMKQKLISLGRKVKKIDDEMEGHSELLKEIQDSPTDTNAIVSQRRKDFTGEFFSYLTLVSETYDSLEDRDAMARLGARCLSAVSAYDNTLEYVDTLDVAQAKFDDILDSPSVDVACEKIKSLAKAKDLDSSLILLINSAWASAKESTTMTNEVKDIMHRLYKATKSSLRSIAPKEIKLLKHLLNITDPEERFSALATAFSPGDGQEAKDPNALYTTPKELHKWIKIMLDAYNLNTEDSDIREAKQMAQPVVVQRLSILKETIEEEYLEHSMFQDSKTEGDAKSDEL; encoded by the exons ATGGAGCTCTCAACGTCCACAGCCAATCCCTCTTTCTTCTTCAACCACAGCAGCATCAGTTCCTTCCCTTTCAGTGAGTTCCTCTCGTCTACAACTCCTAAAATTCCCCCAGCATCCTCTGCGTCTCTCTTCCTACGCTCCAAACATAGCCCTATTTCCGggaataaaagaagaagaataaaaagtcATACCTTCATATCCCGGACTGCCCATTTCAACCCCGTGGCCA ATGTTCAACTCAGTGATATAGCCGCAGCTCAAGTGGAAGAGCCAGTGGAGGTTGCGGTTGCAGAGGGTTACACCACAACTCAATTTTGTGATAAGATTATTGAAGTCTTTTTAAATGAAAAGCCCAAGGCAAAGGAATGGAGGAAGTATCTGGTGTTCAGAGAGGAGTGGAAAAAGTATAGGGAAACCTTCTATAATCGGTGTCGTTCTCGTGCAGATGCAGAAACTGATCCTACTATGAAGCAGAAATTGATATCACTGGGACGAAAGGTTAAGAAG ATTGATGATGAAATGGAAGGACATAGCGAACTTCTTAAGGAGATCCAAGACAGTCCAACGGACActaatgcaattgtttcacaGCGGCGTAAAGACTTCACAGGGGAATTCTTCAGCTACCTCACTCTAGTGTCAGAGACTTACGACAGTTTGGAGGATCGTGATG CAATGGCACGACTGGGGGCTAGATGCTTGTCCGCTGTCAGTGCTTATGATAATACCCTGGAATATGTGGATACATTAGATGTTGCTCAGGCCAAATTTGATGATATCCTTGACTCTCCTTCAGTGGATGTGGCATGTGAGAAGATTAAAAGCCTTGCCAAAGCAAAGGACCTTGATTCCTCATTGATTCTGTTGATAAATAGTGCTTGGGCTTCGGCAAAGGAATCCACAACTATGACAAATGAG GTCAAAGATATAATGCATCGCTTATATAAGGCCACAAAGAGCAGTCTTAGGAGCATTgcaccaaaagaaataaagctGCTTAAGCATCTGTTGAACATCACAGATCCTGAAGAACGGTTCTCAGCACTGGCAACAGCTTTCTCTCCGGGTGATGGACAGGAAGCCAAGGACCCTAATGCTTTATACAC GACTCCCAAGGAGCTGCACAAATGGATTAAAATCATGCTTGATGCGTACAATCTCAATACAGAGGATTCCGACATTAGGGAAGCCAAACAAATGGCTCAGCCTGTGGTTGTACAAAGGCTGTCCATCCTTAAGGAAACCATTGAAGAGGAATATTTGGAGCACAGCATGTTTCAAGATTCTAAAACAGAAGGGGACGCTAAATCAGATGAGTTGTGA
- the LOC122317128 gene encoding uncharacterized protein At4g37920 isoform X2 — MELSTSTANPSFFFNHSSISSFPFSEFLSSTTPKIPPASSASLFLRSKHSPISGNKRRRIKSHTFISRTAHFNPVANVQLSDIAAAQVEEPVEVAVAEGYTTTQFCDKIIEVFLNEKPKAKEWRKYLVFREEWKKYRETFYNRCRSRADAETDPTMKQKLISLGRKIDDEMEGHSELLKEIQDSPTDTNAIVSQRRKDFTGEFFSYLTLVSETYDSLEDRDAMARLGARCLSAVSAYDNTLEYVDTLDVAQAKFDDILDSPSVDVACEKIKSLAKAKDLDSSLILLINSAWASAKESTTMTNEVKDIMHRLYKATKSSLRSIAPKEIKLLKHLLNITDPEERFSALATAFSPGDGQEAKDPNALYTTPKELHKWIKIMLDAYNLNTEDSDIREAKQMAQPVVVQRLSILKETIEEEYLEHSMFQDSKTEGDAKSDEL, encoded by the exons ATGGAGCTCTCAACGTCCACAGCCAATCCCTCTTTCTTCTTCAACCACAGCAGCATCAGTTCCTTCCCTTTCAGTGAGTTCCTCTCGTCTACAACTCCTAAAATTCCCCCAGCATCCTCTGCGTCTCTCTTCCTACGCTCCAAACATAGCCCTATTTCCGggaataaaagaagaagaataaaaagtcATACCTTCATATCCCGGACTGCCCATTTCAACCCCGTGGCCA ATGTTCAACTCAGTGATATAGCCGCAGCTCAAGTGGAAGAGCCAGTGGAGGTTGCGGTTGCAGAGGGTTACACCACAACTCAATTTTGTGATAAGATTATTGAAGTCTTTTTAAATGAAAAGCCCAAGGCAAAGGAATGGAGGAAGTATCTGGTGTTCAGAGAGGAGTGGAAAAAGTATAGGGAAACCTTCTATAATCGGTGTCGTTCTCGTGCAGATGCAGAAACTGATCCTACTATGAAGCAGAAATTGATATCACTGGGACGAAAG ATTGATGATGAAATGGAAGGACATAGCGAACTTCTTAAGGAGATCCAAGACAGTCCAACGGACActaatgcaattgtttcacaGCGGCGTAAAGACTTCACAGGGGAATTCTTCAGCTACCTCACTCTAGTGTCAGAGACTTACGACAGTTTGGAGGATCGTGATG CAATGGCACGACTGGGGGCTAGATGCTTGTCCGCTGTCAGTGCTTATGATAATACCCTGGAATATGTGGATACATTAGATGTTGCTCAGGCCAAATTTGATGATATCCTTGACTCTCCTTCAGTGGATGTGGCATGTGAGAAGATTAAAAGCCTTGCCAAAGCAAAGGACCTTGATTCCTCATTGATTCTGTTGATAAATAGTGCTTGGGCTTCGGCAAAGGAATCCACAACTATGACAAATGAG GTCAAAGATATAATGCATCGCTTATATAAGGCCACAAAGAGCAGTCTTAGGAGCATTgcaccaaaagaaataaagctGCTTAAGCATCTGTTGAACATCACAGATCCTGAAGAACGGTTCTCAGCACTGGCAACAGCTTTCTCTCCGGGTGATGGACAGGAAGCCAAGGACCCTAATGCTTTATACAC GACTCCCAAGGAGCTGCACAAATGGATTAAAATCATGCTTGATGCGTACAATCTCAATACAGAGGATTCCGACATTAGGGAAGCCAAACAAATGGCTCAGCCTGTGGTTGTACAAAGGCTGTCCATCCTTAAGGAAACCATTGAAGAGGAATATTTGGAGCACAGCATGTTTCAAGATTCTAAAACAGAAGGGGACGCTAAATCAGATGAGTTGTGA
- the LOC122317201 gene encoding glycine-rich domain-containing protein 1, whose translation MEVEQEFEWNEAQKIEINVDLVAAAKRHLQFLAAVDRNRCLYDGPALERAIYRYNACWLPLLSKHSASQIPEGPLVVPFECEWVWHCHRLNPVQYKSDCEALYGRVLDNSNIFSSVQGTCQRHTEEIWNRLFPEEPYNFNLTRAFPENVSEKLSGSEKYTRYDLVSAVKRQSPFFYQVSRPHMNNDLFLEGAVARYKGFLHLIKRNKEKSIRRFCVPTYDIDLIWHTHQLHPVSYGKDLNEVLGKVLEHDDMDSDRTKGKKLDTGFSGTTKQWEETFGRRYWRAGAMYRGSTPSPVTTTPCLSYMIGKEVDASNEFQKIIQLPQRKVVEVLLEIVGVRNLPEGHKGSLCVSFCKRQPDAIFNASRNLSILSESGKKQVCSFECEPTGELLFELISHSTSNLPIKRAPKVLGSTSLSLQDFLAPVSELSVEKWLELLPSSGAVISKPISLRVSVSFTIPSPAPHLLHMICSRPFLKSSCLFPLPGMFRHTKSLAHVIDETGVEVLSLQMRDSSQDKAGENCIHRKEVIGIMASGETRTLAEFVGTGWSLMDSHWSLQFQKKSSDDGHIFELAGNRTIKFFPGRKLAYEPKYCEKHRSEHNFMTAVEFSMEDPYGKAVALFNLKSGIFKVLEEWMVVPGIIATFILTDIFKKGGYDGFAVNCEDMGTDSPTEIIKGFGEEGKSANLTTSIASEVELNEDIAKGNGATAENGSLSSGGCGGACGSGCGNALKSGGCGGCGAGCGSGCGNMVKSGGCGGCGAGCGGGCGNMVKSSGCGGCGSSGCGGCGGGCGGCGAKFAYENKPGNSCADEHSKETKEVFISEALAV comes from the exons ATGGAAGTGGAACAAGAGTTTGAGTGGAATGAAGCGCAAAAGATTGAGATAAATGTGGACCTCGTGGCTGCAGCCAAACGGCACCTTCAGTTCCTTGCCGCTGTTGATAGGAATCGTTGCCTCTATGATGGCCCTGCCCTTGAGAGGGCCATCTATAG GTATAATGCTTGTTGGCTTCCCCTGCTCTCCAAACATTCTGCGTCCCAGATTCCTGAAGGGCCTTTGGTTGTTCCTTTTGAATGTGAATGGGTTTGGCATTGTCACAGACTTAATCCA GTACAATACAAATCTGACTGTGAGGCACTTTATGGAAGAGTCCTTGACAACTCTAATATCTTTTCTTCTGTTCAAGGCACTTGTCAAAGGCATACTGAAGAGATCTGGAATAGACTGTTTCCTGAAGAGCCCTATAACTTCAACCTAACCAGAGCATTCCCAGAAAATGTCTCGGAGAAGCTTTCCGGCAGTGAAAAGTACACTAGATATGATCTGGTTTCAGCAGTTAAAAGACAGAGTCCTTTCTTTTaccag GTATCCAGACCTCATATGAACAATGATCTCTTTCTTGAAGGGGCCGTTGCTAGATACAAAGGATTTTTGCATCTAATTAAGAGAAACAAGGAGAAGTCCATTAGACGTTTTTGTGTTCCTACATACGACATTGACCTTATCTGGCATACTCACCAGCTGCACCCTGTTTCATATGGTAAAGATCTCAATGAAGTGCTTGGAAAGGTATTGGAGCATGACGATATGGACTCGGACAGAACTAAAGGGAAGAAGCTAGATACTGGATTTTCTGGAACTACCAAACAGTGGGAAGAGACATTTGGTAGAAGGTATTGGAGAGCAGGAGCAATGTATAGGGGCAGTACCCCATCTCCAGTCACAACCACTCCTTGCTTATCTTACATGATTGGCAAGGAGGTAGATGCATCAAATGAGTTTCAGAAAATAATTCAGCTTCCACAGCGGAAGGTTGTGGAG GTCCTTTTGGAGATTGTTGGAGTCAGGAACTTACCAGAAGGGCACAAAGGAAGTCTCTGTGTCTCATTTTGCAAGAGGCAACCTGATGCAATCTTTAATGCTTCACGGAATCTGAGTATTTTGTCCGAGTCTGGAAAGAAGCAGGTTTGTTCTTTTGAATGTGAACCAACAGGAGAGCTGCTGTTTGAGCTCATATCCCATTCAACTTCCAACTTACCAATAAAAAGGGCTCCCAAAGTATTGGGTTCTACTTCACTCTCTCTGCAAGACTTTCTGGCCCCCGTCTCCGAACTTTCAGTTGAAAAATGGTTGGAGTTGTTGCCAAGTTCTGGAGCTGTAATCTCAAAACCAATAAGCCTTCGAGTTTCTGTTTCTTTCACTATTCCATCTCCAGCGCCACATTTGCTTCACATGATTTGCTCTCGACCATTTTTAAAAAGTTCTTGTCTGTTCCCCCTCCCTGGAATGTTTCGTCATACCAAGAGCTTGGCGCATGTCATTGATGAAACTGGTGTAGAGGTCCTCAGCCTCCAAATGAG GGACTCAAGCCAGGACAAGGCAGGTGAAAATTGCATTCACAGGAAAGAGGTCATTGGTATTATGGCTTCTGGTGAAACACGCACTCTTGCTGAGTTTGTGGGCACTGGGTGGTCTTTGATGGATTCTCACTGGTCCCTTCAGTTTCAAAAGAAATCCAGTGATGATGGCCATATATTTGAGCTCGCTGGCAATAGGACG aTTAAATTTTTCCCTGGAAGAAAGCTGGCGTATGAACCCAAATATTGTGAGAAGCATAGAAGTGAACATAACTTTATGACAGCAGTTGAATTCTCTATGGAAGACCCCTATGGCAAAGCGGTAGCATTGTTCAACTTGAAATCTGGGATTTTCAAG GTGTTGGAAGAATGGATGGTGGTGCCTGGAATTATAGCCACATTTATACTTACTGATATTTTTAAGAAGGGGGGATACGATGGATTTGCAGTGAATTGCGAAGACATGGGAACCGATAGTCCAACTGAAATTATCAAGGGATTTGGCGAGGAAGGCAAAAGCGCCAACCTGACCACTTCCATAGCAAGTGAAGTAGAATTGAATGAGGACATCGCTAAAGGAAATGGTGCAACAGCAGAAAATGGCAGTTTGTCTAGTGGAGGTTGTGGTGGAGCATGTGGTAGTGGCTGTGGAAATGCCTTAAAGAGCGGTGGCTGTGGCGGATGTGGCGCCGGCTGTGGTAGTGGATGTGGAAACATGGTTAAGAGTGGAGGGTGCGGTGGCTGTGGTGCTGGTTGTGGTGGTGGCTGTGGAAACATGGTGAAGAGTAGTGGGTGTGGTGGCTGTGGCAGCAGTGGTTGCGGCGGTTGTGGTGGTGGCTGCGGGGGGTGTGGTGCCAAATTTGCATATGAAAATAAACCCGGCAACTCCTGTGCCGATGAACATTCAAAGGAAACAAAGGAGGTCTTTATCAGTGAGGCCTTGGCCGTCTGA